A genome region from Gadus chalcogrammus isolate NIFS_2021 chromosome 5, NIFS_Gcha_1.0, whole genome shotgun sequence includes the following:
- the manba gene encoding beta-mannosidase isoform X1, giving the protein MTMPPTCSGLLCLSLLLGKSLLVSSVQVVTSGQQNISLNGKWTLENSNGSLSLPAEVPGCVHTALLKQGYIQDPYYRFNDVAYGWIALDNWTYTSTFTVPSDMRAKQRVMLVFEGIDTISTVSLNGAAVGRTDNMFLQYDFSVGALLTEGDNVLTVSLASPVRYAAQRSEAHSYRVPPDCPPEVQQGQCHVNYIRKEQSSFGWDWGPSFPTAGLWKGVRLEAYDVLRVVHLATVPVYNQTSSGWRLQVELQVEVVAEVTRGQLTLSLPGLDTQQTFPVRFLPGRTRNTYTLHVTTSGPVELWWPSGHGDQPSYPLTLQGVLGPGLNFTADTKVYFRTVELVQEPVPGSPGLSFYFRVNGKAVFMKGSNWIPTHSFQDLVSPAGVRSLLESAVAANMNALRVWGGGVYQQDLFYSLCDELGVMVWQDFMFACALYPTEEDFMDSVREEVRQQVRRLKSHPSVVLWSGNNENEVALATNWFGIPGPERPLYVKDYVKLYVDNIRALVLEEDQSRPFLASSPTNGLASERQGWVADDPYDPRYGDTHYYSYSRDCWDWSAFPRTRFASEYGFQSWPSFSTLQKVSVPEDWSWDSPFSSHRQHHAEGNRQMLEQAGLRYHLPNATDPLRRYKHTLYITQVMQAQCVKAQTEFYRRSRSEVVGGKGHTMGALYWQLNDIWQAPSWSSIEFGGKWKMLHYFAQRFFAPVLPVGFEDGVSMVIYAVSDLSVDLNLTAQVSVLSWSRPDPVCTLSSPATLVRGNSATPIFRQPVDALLKGCGNCTRRSCLLAFHLEDNHGARWGPGNHHFLCSPRDAEGIEAPHITAEVRGDVERGYTVTLRSTSVAPFVWLDAGDVPGRFGSNGFLMASRSQEVGFVPWGPTSAEELGRALTVTSLRDVY; this is encoded by the exons ATGACCATGCCTCCGACGTGCAGCGGGCTGTTGTGTTTATCTCTGCTCCTGGGGAAGAGCCTCCTCGTTTCGTCCGTGCAAGTTGTTACCTCAGGTCAGCAGAACATCAGTCTGAACGGTAAATGGACTCTGGAGAACTCCAACGGATCCCTGTCGTTGCCTGCAGAGGTCCCGGGCTGCGTGCATACGGCCCTGCTGAAGCAGGGGTACATACAG GACCCTTACTACCGGTTCAACGATGTGGCCTACGGCTGGATCGCGTTGGACAACTGGACGTACACATCCACGTTCACTGTGCCTTCCGACATGAG AGCCAAGCAGAGAGTGATGCTGGTCTTTGAGGGCATCGACACCATATCTACAGTGTCTCTAAACGGAGCCGCTGTCGGCAGGACAGACAACATGTTCCTGCAATAC GACTTCAGCGTGGGGGCCCTGTTGACGGAGGGGGACAACGTGCTGACGGTTAGCCTGGCGTCGCCGGTGCGCTACGCCGCCCAGCGCAGCGAGGCGCACTCCTACAGGGTGCCTCCTGACTGCCCCCCAGAGGTCCAGCAGGGGCAGTGCCACGTCAACTACATCAGGAAG GAGCAGAGCTCCTTCGGTTGGGACTGGGGCCCCTCCTTCCCCACCGCAGGGCTCTGGAAGGGGGTCCGCCTGGAGGCCTACGACGTCCTCCGTGTGGTCCACCTCGCTACCGTCCCCGTCTACA ACCAGACCAGCTCTGGGTGGAGGCTGCAGGTGGAGctccaggtggaggtggtggcggaggtgaCCCGCGGCcagctcaccctctccctccctgggcTGGACACACAGCAGACCTTCCCTGTGCGGTTCCTCCCTGGGAGGACCAGGAACACGTACACACTGCACGTCACCACG AGCGGACCGGTGGAGCTGTGGTGGCCCAGCGGCCACGGGGACCAGCCCTCCTACCCCCTCACCCTTCAGGGGGTCCTGGGGCCGGGGCTGAACTTCACCGCAGACACCAAG GTGTATTTCCGCACAGTGGAGCTGGTCCAAGAACCGGTCCCGGGTTCCCCCGGCCTCAGCTTCTACTTCCGGGTCAATGGGAAGGCGGTTTTCATGAAGGGGTCGAACTGGATCCCAACACACTCCTTCCAGGACCTGGTCTCCCCTGCTGG CGTCCGGTCTCTGCTTGAGTCGGCGGTGGCGGCCAACATGAACGCTCTgagggtgtggggagggggcgtGTACCAGCAGGACCTGTTCTACAGCCTCTGTGATGAGCTGGGTGTCATG GTCTGGCAGGACTTCATGTTCGCCTGCGCCCTCTACCCCACGGAGGAGGACTTCATGGACAGCGTCCGCGAGGAGGTCCGCCAACAG GTGAGGCGTCTGAAGTCCCACCCCTCAGTGGTGCTGTGGAGTGGGAACAACGAGAACGAGGTCGCCCTGGCAACCAACTGGTTCGGGATCCCGGGGCCCGAGAGGCCCCTGTACGTCAAGGACTACGTGAAGCTGTACGTGGACAACATCAGGGCCCTCGTCCTGGAG GAGGACCAGAGCCGGCCCTTCCTGGCGTCCAGCCCCACCAACGGGCTGGCCTCGGAGCGCCAGGGCTGGGTGGCCGACGACCCCTACGACCCCCGCTACGGGGACACCCACTACTACAGCTACAGCCGGGACTGCTGGGACTGGAGCGCCTTCCCCCGCACGCGCTTCGCCTCCGAGTACGGCTTCCAGTCCTggccctccttctccaccctgCAGAAG GTCTCGGTCCCAGAGGACTGGAGCTGGGACAGCCCGTTCTCCTCCCACCGCCAGCACCACGCCGAGGGGAACCGGCAGATGCTGGAGCAGGCGGGCCTCCGCTACCACCTGCCCAACGCCACCGACCCCCTCAggagatacaaacacacgctgTACATCACGCAG GTGATGCAGGCCCAGTGCGTCAAGGCCCAGACGGAGTTCTACAGGCGGAGTCGGAGCGAGGTCGTCGGGGGCAAAGGTCACACCATGGGCGCCCTCTACTGGCAGCTCAACGACATCTGGCAGGCCCCCTCTTGGTCCTCCATCG AGTTCGGGGGCAAGTGGAAGATGCTGCACTACTTTGCCCAGCGGTTCTTCGCTCCGGTTCTGCCAGTGGGGTTCGAGGACGGCGTTTCCATGGTGATCTACGCCGTGTCTGACCTGAGCGTCGACCTCAATCTCACAGCCCAG GTCTCGGTGTTGTCCTGGTCCCGGCCGGACCCCGTGTGCACGCTGAGCTCGCCCGCGACCCTCGTGCGCGGGAACAGTGCCACGCCCATCTTCCGGCAGCCCGTCgacgccttgctcaagggctgTGGAAACTGCACCCGCCGCTCTTGCTTGCTGGCCTTCCACCTGGAGGACAACCACGGGGCCCGGTGGGGCCCCGGAAACCACCACTTCCTCTGCTCGCCGCGAGACGCAGAGGGCATAGAGGCCCCCCACATCACT
- the manba gene encoding beta-mannosidase isoform X2 has translation MTMPPTCSGLLCLSLLLGKSLLVSSVQVVTSGQQNISLNGKWTLENSNGSLSLPAEVPGCVHTALLKQGYIQDPYYRFNDVAYGWIALDNWTYTSTFTVPSDMRAKQRVMLVFEGIDTISTVSLNGAAVGRTDNMFLQYDFSVGALLTEGDNVLTVSLASPVRYAAQRSEAHSYRVPPDCPPEVQQGQCHVNYIRKEQSSFGWDWGPSFPTAGLWKGVRLEAYDVLRVVHLATVPVYNQTSSGWRLQVELQVEVVAEVTRGQLTLSLPGLDTQQTFPVRFLPGRTRNTYTLHVTTSGPVELWWPSGHGDQPSYPLTLQGVLGPGLNFTADTKVYFRTVELVQEPVPGSPGLSFYFRVNGKAVFMKGSNWIPTHSFQDLVSPAGVRSLLESAVAANMNALRVWGGGVYQQDLFYSLCDELGVMVWQDFMFACALYPTEEDFMDSVREEVRRLKSHPSVVLWSGNNENEVALATNWFGIPGPERPLYVKDYVKLYVDNIRALVLEEDQSRPFLASSPTNGLASERQGWVADDPYDPRYGDTHYYSYSRDCWDWSAFPRTRFASEYGFQSWPSFSTLQKVSVPEDWSWDSPFSSHRQHHAEGNRQMLEQAGLRYHLPNATDPLRRYKHTLYITQVMQAQCVKAQTEFYRRSRSEVVGGKGHTMGALYWQLNDIWQAPSWSSIEFGGKWKMLHYFAQRFFAPVLPVGFEDGVSMVIYAVSDLSVDLNLTAQVSVLSWSRPDPVCTLSSPATLVRGNSATPIFRQPVDALLKGCGNCTRRSCLLAFHLEDNHGARWGPGNHHFLCSPRDAEGIEAPHITAEVRGDVERGYTVTLRSTSVAPFVWLDAGDVPGRFGSNGFLMASRSQEVGFVPWGPTSAEELGRALTVTSLRDVY, from the exons ATGACCATGCCTCCGACGTGCAGCGGGCTGTTGTGTTTATCTCTGCTCCTGGGGAAGAGCCTCCTCGTTTCGTCCGTGCAAGTTGTTACCTCAGGTCAGCAGAACATCAGTCTGAACGGTAAATGGACTCTGGAGAACTCCAACGGATCCCTGTCGTTGCCTGCAGAGGTCCCGGGCTGCGTGCATACGGCCCTGCTGAAGCAGGGGTACATACAG GACCCTTACTACCGGTTCAACGATGTGGCCTACGGCTGGATCGCGTTGGACAACTGGACGTACACATCCACGTTCACTGTGCCTTCCGACATGAG AGCCAAGCAGAGAGTGATGCTGGTCTTTGAGGGCATCGACACCATATCTACAGTGTCTCTAAACGGAGCCGCTGTCGGCAGGACAGACAACATGTTCCTGCAATAC GACTTCAGCGTGGGGGCCCTGTTGACGGAGGGGGACAACGTGCTGACGGTTAGCCTGGCGTCGCCGGTGCGCTACGCCGCCCAGCGCAGCGAGGCGCACTCCTACAGGGTGCCTCCTGACTGCCCCCCAGAGGTCCAGCAGGGGCAGTGCCACGTCAACTACATCAGGAAG GAGCAGAGCTCCTTCGGTTGGGACTGGGGCCCCTCCTTCCCCACCGCAGGGCTCTGGAAGGGGGTCCGCCTGGAGGCCTACGACGTCCTCCGTGTGGTCCACCTCGCTACCGTCCCCGTCTACA ACCAGACCAGCTCTGGGTGGAGGCTGCAGGTGGAGctccaggtggaggtggtggcggaggtgaCCCGCGGCcagctcaccctctccctccctgggcTGGACACACAGCAGACCTTCCCTGTGCGGTTCCTCCCTGGGAGGACCAGGAACACGTACACACTGCACGTCACCACG AGCGGACCGGTGGAGCTGTGGTGGCCCAGCGGCCACGGGGACCAGCCCTCCTACCCCCTCACCCTTCAGGGGGTCCTGGGGCCGGGGCTGAACTTCACCGCAGACACCAAG GTGTATTTCCGCACAGTGGAGCTGGTCCAAGAACCGGTCCCGGGTTCCCCCGGCCTCAGCTTCTACTTCCGGGTCAATGGGAAGGCGGTTTTCATGAAGGGGTCGAACTGGATCCCAACACACTCCTTCCAGGACCTGGTCTCCCCTGCTGG CGTCCGGTCTCTGCTTGAGTCGGCGGTGGCGGCCAACATGAACGCTCTgagggtgtggggagggggcgtGTACCAGCAGGACCTGTTCTACAGCCTCTGTGATGAGCTGGGTGTCATG GTCTGGCAGGACTTCATGTTCGCCTGCGCCCTCTACCCCACGGAGGAGGACTTCATGGACAGCGTCCGCGAGGAG GTGAGGCGTCTGAAGTCCCACCCCTCAGTGGTGCTGTGGAGTGGGAACAACGAGAACGAGGTCGCCCTGGCAACCAACTGGTTCGGGATCCCGGGGCCCGAGAGGCCCCTGTACGTCAAGGACTACGTGAAGCTGTACGTGGACAACATCAGGGCCCTCGTCCTGGAG GAGGACCAGAGCCGGCCCTTCCTGGCGTCCAGCCCCACCAACGGGCTGGCCTCGGAGCGCCAGGGCTGGGTGGCCGACGACCCCTACGACCCCCGCTACGGGGACACCCACTACTACAGCTACAGCCGGGACTGCTGGGACTGGAGCGCCTTCCCCCGCACGCGCTTCGCCTCCGAGTACGGCTTCCAGTCCTggccctccttctccaccctgCAGAAG GTCTCGGTCCCAGAGGACTGGAGCTGGGACAGCCCGTTCTCCTCCCACCGCCAGCACCACGCCGAGGGGAACCGGCAGATGCTGGAGCAGGCGGGCCTCCGCTACCACCTGCCCAACGCCACCGACCCCCTCAggagatacaaacacacgctgTACATCACGCAG GTGATGCAGGCCCAGTGCGTCAAGGCCCAGACGGAGTTCTACAGGCGGAGTCGGAGCGAGGTCGTCGGGGGCAAAGGTCACACCATGGGCGCCCTCTACTGGCAGCTCAACGACATCTGGCAGGCCCCCTCTTGGTCCTCCATCG AGTTCGGGGGCAAGTGGAAGATGCTGCACTACTTTGCCCAGCGGTTCTTCGCTCCGGTTCTGCCAGTGGGGTTCGAGGACGGCGTTTCCATGGTGATCTACGCCGTGTCTGACCTGAGCGTCGACCTCAATCTCACAGCCCAG GTCTCGGTGTTGTCCTGGTCCCGGCCGGACCCCGTGTGCACGCTGAGCTCGCCCGCGACCCTCGTGCGCGGGAACAGTGCCACGCCCATCTTCCGGCAGCCCGTCgacgccttgctcaagggctgTGGAAACTGCACCCGCCGCTCTTGCTTGCTGGCCTTCCACCTGGAGGACAACCACGGGGCCCGGTGGGGCCCCGGAAACCACCACTTCCTCTGCTCGCCGCGAGACGCAGAGGGCATAGAGGCCCCCCACATCACT